From the genome of Halomonas sp. 1513, one region includes:
- a CDS encoding transcriptional regulator — MSRALFDELRSRMEHFRRSEQKVARFVLRNPEEVIHMRIVDLATEAKVSEPTVVRFCRALGCNGFQDFKLKLAQMLATGSQFAQFSMNDDDSVAEFSHSIFDSTVGTLLSVRDRLDNDLLSKAISALAMANRVEFYGFGASGAVAFDAQHKFFRLQISTSAYADPHMQNMSAVTLKPGDVVVAISQTGRTKALVASVQLAREVGATVIGLCPSGSPLADEVSIPLYIDVHEDIEIYTPMSSRIAHLVLIDVLAVGVAKTRGPKLTEQLKSVKRSLNSLRFPEPEE; from the coding sequence GTGAGCCGCGCCCTATTCGACGAGCTGAGAAGCCGCATGGAGCACTTTCGACGCTCCGAACAGAAGGTCGCGCGCTTCGTTCTGCGCAACCCCGAAGAAGTTATCCACATGCGCATCGTCGACCTGGCCACCGAGGCCAAGGTCAGCGAACCCACGGTGGTGCGCTTCTGCCGGGCACTGGGCTGCAACGGTTTTCAGGACTTCAAGCTCAAGCTGGCGCAGATGCTGGCCACCGGCAGCCAGTTCGCGCAGTTCTCGATGAACGACGACGACTCGGTGGCGGAGTTCTCCCACAGCATCTTCGACTCCACCGTGGGCACCCTGCTGTCGGTGCGCGACCGCCTCGATAACGATCTGCTCAGCAAGGCGATCAGTGCCCTGGCCATGGCCAACCGGGTCGAGTTCTACGGCTTCGGCGCCTCCGGGGCGGTGGCCTTCGATGCCCAGCACAAGTTTTTCCGTTTGCAGATCTCCACCTCGGCCTACGCCGACCCGCACATGCAGAACATGTCGGCGGTGACCCTGAAACCCGGTGACGTGGTGGTGGCGATCTCCCAGACCGGTCGCACCAAGGCCTTGGTCGCCAGCGTGCAGCTGGCCCGCGAGGTCGGCGCCACGGTGATCGGGTTGTGCCCGAGCGGTTCGCCGCTGGCCGATGAGGTATCGATCCCGCTGTACATCGATGTCCATGAGGATATCGAGATCTACACCCCGATGAGCTCACGGATCGCCCATCTGGTGCTGATCGACGTGCTGGCGGTGGGGGTGGCCAAGACCCGCGGTCCCAAGCTCACCGAGCAGCTCAAGTCGGTCAAGCGCAGCCTCAATTCGCTACGCTTCCCGGAGCCGGAGGAGTGA
- a CDS encoding undecaprenyl-diphosphatase produces MNALNLALFDLLNAPPNAPSSGVLIAQLCAVQLIWLVPALLVVGWLRGSERLKQPLLEAFMATLLALAASYAIGLLWPTPRPFMVPVGEYLLEHRATPAFPSNHLTIMLTMSFSLLLHASTRRIGAALLLVALPVAWARIFLGVHFPQDMLGAALLAACVAGLVGASRGWLVLPFYHHVASRLYRWLFAPLIQRGWVRG; encoded by the coding sequence ATGAATGCGCTGAACCTAGCCCTATTCGACTTGCTCAATGCACCGCCGAACGCCCCCTCCAGCGGTGTGTTGATCGCCCAGCTGTGCGCGGTGCAACTGATCTGGCTGGTGCCGGCACTGCTGGTGGTCGGCTGGCTGCGCGGCAGCGAGCGACTCAAGCAGCCCTTGCTGGAAGCCTTCATGGCCACCCTGCTGGCGCTCGCCGCCAGCTACGCCATCGGGCTGCTGTGGCCAACACCGCGACCGTTCATGGTGCCGGTCGGGGAGTATCTGCTGGAACACCGCGCGACACCCGCCTTTCCCAGCAATCACCTGACCATCATGCTGACCATGAGCTTCAGCTTGCTACTGCACGCCAGCACGCGCCGCATCGGCGCGGCGCTGCTGCTCGTGGCACTCCCGGTGGCCTGGGCCCGGATCTTCCTGGGCGTGCACTTCCCCCAGGACATGCTCGGCGCCGCCCTGCTGGCGGCTTGCGTTGCCGGCCTGGTTGGCGCCAGCCGAGGCTGGCTGGTGCTGCCCTTCTATCACCACGTGGCCAGCCGGCTGTATCGCTGGCTGTTCGCCCCGCTGATCCAGCGCGGCTGGGTACGCGGCTGA
- a CDS encoding glutamine--fructose-6-phosphate transaminase (isomerizing), translating into MCGIVAAVAERNVQGILLEGLRRLEYRGYDSAGMAVLDESGSLERRRAVGKVAALAERLDQSALPGSVGIAHTRWATHGKPSEANAHPHQSGARLAVVHNGIIENFEALKADLQAAGYVFESQTDTEVIAHLLDRESSAQGDLQAAVQRVLARLEGAYALGVVHAAEPDVVIGARKGSPLVVGVGIEEAFLASDPLALLQVTDRFIYLEEGDVVRLSRGGVIEIVDAEGRSVERPVQTFEHGDGVASKGHYRHFMLKEIHEQPAVIAQTLEGRLSERGVLVKSFGVEAEALFSKAKQIHIIACGTSYHAGMVARYWLERYAGIPTQVEVASEYRYRRVVVPQDTLFVTLSQSGETADTLAALRFAKESGYLGSLAICNVPGSSLVRESDLTLMTHAGPEIGVASTKAFTTQLTALMLFTLALGRQRGMAEDQQAGIVKALRGLPALVTQVLALDPEIERLSVDFAEKQHALFLGRGAHFPIALEGALKLKEISYIHAEAYPAGELKHGPLALVDSEMPVISVAPNDELLDKLKSNLQEVRARGGELYVFGDEQVAIVAEEGIKVLHLPHVDEALAPILYTLPLQLLSYHVAVLKGTDVDQPRNLAKSVTVE; encoded by the coding sequence ATGTGTGGAATCGTCGCAGCGGTAGCGGAGCGCAACGTACAAGGCATCCTGCTCGAGGGGCTGCGGCGCCTCGAGTATCGCGGCTATGACTCGGCCGGCATGGCGGTGCTCGACGAGAGTGGCAGCCTGGAACGGCGGCGTGCGGTGGGCAAGGTCGCGGCGCTCGCCGAGCGGCTCGACCAGTCGGCCCTGCCGGGCAGCGTGGGGATCGCCCACACCCGCTGGGCGACCCACGGCAAGCCCAGCGAAGCCAATGCCCATCCGCATCAGTCGGGCGCTCGCCTGGCGGTGGTGCATAACGGCATCATCGAGAACTTCGAGGCGCTCAAGGCCGATCTGCAGGCCGCTGGCTACGTGTTCGAATCGCAGACCGATACCGAGGTCATCGCCCACCTGCTGGATCGCGAGAGTAGCGCCCAGGGCGACCTGCAGGCGGCGGTGCAGCGGGTCCTGGCGAGGCTCGAGGGCGCCTATGCGCTGGGCGTGGTACACGCCGCCGAGCCCGACGTGGTGATCGGCGCACGCAAGGGCAGTCCGCTGGTGGTGGGCGTGGGCATCGAAGAGGCCTTCCTGGCCTCGGATCCGCTGGCGCTGCTGCAGGTCACCGACCGCTTCATCTACCTCGAGGAGGGCGATGTGGTGCGCCTTTCGCGCGGCGGGGTGATCGAGATCGTGGATGCCGAGGGGCGCTCGGTCGAGCGCCCGGTCCAGACCTTCGAGCACGGTGACGGGGTCGCCAGCAAGGGCCATTACCGCCACTTCATGCTCAAGGAGATCCACGAGCAGCCGGCGGTGATTGCCCAGACGCTGGAAGGCCGGCTGAGCGAGCGCGGTGTGCTGGTCAAGAGCTTTGGCGTCGAGGCCGAGGCGCTGTTCTCGAAGGCCAAGCAGATCCATATCATCGCCTGCGGCACCAGCTACCATGCCGGCATGGTGGCGCGCTACTGGCTGGAGCGCTATGCCGGGATTCCCACCCAGGTCGAAGTCGCCTCGGAGTATCGCTATCGCCGAGTGGTGGTACCCCAGGATACGCTGTTCGTGACCCTGTCCCAGTCCGGTGAAACCGCCGATACCCTGGCGGCGCTGCGCTTCGCCAAGGAGAGCGGTTACCTGGGTAGCCTGGCGATCTGCAACGTGCCCGGCAGTTCGCTGGTGCGCGAGTCGGACTTGACGCTGATGACCCACGCTGGGCCCGAGATCGGCGTGGCCTCGACCAAGGCGTTCACCACCCAGCTCACCGCGCTGATGCTGTTTACCCTGGCCCTGGGTCGCCAGCGCGGCATGGCCGAGGACCAGCAGGCCGGCATCGTCAAGGCCCTGCGCGGGCTGCCCGCGCTGGTCACCCAGGTGCTGGCGCTGGACCCGGAGATCGAGCGGCTCTCGGTAGATTTCGCCGAGAAGCAGCATGCGCTGTTCCTGGGCCGCGGCGCGCATTTCCCGATCGCCCTGGAGGGCGCGCTCAAGCTCAAGGAGATCTCCTATATCCACGCCGAGGCCTACCCGGCCGGTGAGCTCAAGCACGGCCCGCTGGCGCTGGTCGACAGCGAAATGCCGGTGATCTCGGTGGCGCCCAACGACGAACTGCTCGACAAGCTCAAGTCGAACCTGCAGGAGGTGCGCGCCCGCGGCGGCGAGCTGTATGTGTTCGGCGATGAACAGGTGGCGATCGTGGCCGAGGAGGGTATCAAGGTGCTCCATCTGCCTCATGTCGACGAGGCGCTGGCGCCGATCCTCTACACCCTGCCGCTGCAGCTATTGTCCTACCATGTCGCAGTGCTCAAGGGCACCGACGTCGACCAGCCGCGCAACCTGGCCAAGTCGGTAACGGTGGAGTAG
- a CDS encoding UDP-N-acetylglucosamine diphosphorylase/glucosamine-1-phosphate N-acetyltransferase: protein MTLDVVILAAGQGTRMRSTRPKVLHTLAGKPMVRHVIDTAATLGAERLHVVIGHGGDQLRQALGDCPVSFAVQAEQKGTGHAVAQALDALGPDKVLVLYGDVPLIRRETLAALLDSVSEQQMALLSVTLDDPSGYGRILRNAAGQAVAIVEHKDASETERAVQECNTGIMAMTSAQLRRWLPQLSADNAQGEYYLTDVIALAAAEGVKIATAQPASPMEVEGVNNRAQMARLERTYQQAIAERLMTEGVALADPARLDVRGSLRCGHDVEIDVGCVFEGEVELGEGVRIGPYCVIRDSHIGAESVIEAHSVIEGAVAAGHNRIGPFARLRPGSRLAVGAKVGNFVETKNVEVGEGSKINHLSYVGDATLGRGVNVGAGTITCNYDGANKHRTQIGDDAFIGSNTALVAPVSVGKGATVGAGSTVSKDVADGALAVSRARQISKSDWPRPTKASPGNKA from the coding sequence ATGACCCTCGACGTAGTGATTCTTGCCGCCGGTCAGGGCACACGGATGCGCTCGACGCGCCCCAAGGTATTGCACACTCTAGCCGGCAAGCCGATGGTGCGCCATGTCATCGATACCGCCGCGACACTCGGCGCCGAGCGCCTGCATGTGGTGATCGGCCACGGCGGTGACCAGCTGCGCCAGGCGCTGGGCGACTGTCCGGTGAGCTTTGCCGTGCAGGCCGAGCAGAAGGGCACCGGTCATGCGGTGGCCCAGGCCCTGGACGCCCTGGGACCCGACAAGGTACTGGTGCTCTACGGCGATGTGCCCTTGATTCGGCGCGAGACCCTGGCGGCACTGCTCGACAGCGTCAGTGAGCAGCAGATGGCGCTGCTCAGCGTGACCCTCGACGACCCCAGCGGCTACGGGCGCATCCTGCGCAACGCCGCCGGTCAGGCGGTGGCCATCGTCGAGCACAAGGATGCCAGCGAGACCGAGCGGGCGGTCCAGGAGTGCAATACCGGGATCATGGCGATGACCAGCGCCCAGCTGCGCCGCTGGCTACCGCAGCTCTCGGCGGATAACGCCCAGGGCGAGTACTATCTGACCGACGTGATCGCGCTGGCCGCCGCCGAAGGGGTGAAGATCGCCACCGCCCAGCCGGCCAGCCCCATGGAAGTCGAGGGGGTCAACAACCGCGCCCAGATGGCGCGTCTCGAGCGCACCTATCAGCAGGCCATCGCCGAGCGGCTGATGACCGAGGGCGTGGCGCTTGCCGACCCGGCGCGCCTCGACGTGCGCGGCAGCCTGCGCTGCGGCCATGATGTGGAGATCGACGTTGGCTGCGTGTTCGAGGGCGAGGTGGAACTCGGGGAGGGCGTGCGTATTGGCCCCTACTGTGTGATTCGCGACAGCCATATCGGCGCCGAGAGTGTGATCGAGGCGCATAGCGTCATCGAAGGGGCGGTGGCCGCCGGGCACAATCGCATCGGTCCCTTCGCGCGGCTGCGACCCGGCTCGCGCCTGGCGGTGGGCGCCAAGGTCGGTAACTTCGTCGAGACCAAGAACGTCGAGGTCGGCGAGGGTAGCAAGATCAACCATTTGAGCTATGTTGGCGATGCCACCCTGGGGCGCGGGGTCAACGTGGGCGCAGGCACCATCACCTGCAACTATGACGGCGCCAACAAGCATCGTACCCAGATCGGCGACGACGCCTTCATCGGCTCCAATACCGCGCTGGTGGCCCCGGTCAGCGTCGGCAAGGGCGCCACCGTGGGCGCCGGTTCGACGGTCAGCAAGGATGTCGCCGACGGCGCGCTGGCCGTCTCCAGGGCTCGTCAGATCAGCAAGTCTGACTGGCCGCGGCCGACCAAGGCCTCCCCCGGCAACAAGGCATAA
- a CDS encoding thiamine biosynthesis protein codes for MYVIRPMLLSLLVASLLAGCGEQDPELDTPVRLEGNIFGSFYQVTIADPLTRSQAEALEEGFVAELDDVDGAMSIYRDDSELMDLNRTPEGEWLALSDALFEVLAVSQSVAEKSDGSFDITIGGLVNLWSFGSEARPAEVPTSEELDERLAEVGHDKLELDASETRARRTGDVFIDLGGVAKGHGTDRVAAYLDAQGIDHYLVNLGGDLIVKGYRDEQQNPWRIGVEVPDGSRQVAHHTLPLHDISVATSGDYRNYFEADGRRYSHTIDPRSGTPIEHAVASVTVLHPSNAWADAWATALMVLGEEQGLALAEQHDLMAMLLVREGDGWATRVSSAFIDYFGTETLADIGIDVDD; via the coding sequence ATGTACGTCATCCGTCCCATGTTGTTGTCGCTGCTGGTTGCCTCACTGTTGGCCGGCTGTGGCGAGCAGGATCCCGAACTCGATACGCCGGTGCGGCTCGAGGGCAATATCTTCGGCTCCTTCTATCAGGTAACCATTGCCGATCCGCTGACGCGTAGCCAGGCCGAGGCGCTCGAAGAGGGCTTCGTCGCCGAGCTCGACGACGTCGATGGGGCGATGTCGATCTATCGTGACGACAGTGAATTGATGGACCTCAACCGCACGCCGGAGGGTGAGTGGTTGGCGCTCTCCGATGCGCTGTTCGAGGTGCTGGCGGTGAGTCAGTCGGTAGCCGAGAAGAGTGACGGCAGCTTCGATATCACCATCGGTGGACTGGTCAACCTGTGGAGCTTCGGCTCCGAAGCGCGGCCCGCGGAGGTACCGACGTCGGAGGAGCTGGATGAGCGCCTCGCCGAGGTCGGTCATGACAAGCTCGAGCTGGACGCCAGCGAGACCCGCGCCAGGCGCACCGGCGATGTGTTCATCGACCTGGGAGGGGTGGCCAAGGGGCACGGCACCGACCGGGTCGCCGCCTATCTCGACGCCCAAGGCATCGACCATTATCTGGTCAATCTGGGTGGCGATCTGATCGTCAAGGGCTATCGTGATGAACAGCAGAACCCGTGGCGCATCGGCGTCGAGGTGCCAGACGGTAGCCGCCAGGTGGCCCACCATACGCTACCCCTGCACGATATCTCGGTGGCCACGTCCGGCGACTACCGCAACTATTTCGAGGCCGACGGTCGGCGCTATTCGCACACCATCGACCCGCGCAGCGGTACGCCGATCGAGCACGCGGTGGCCTCGGTGACGGTGCTGCACCCCTCCAATGCCTGGGCCGATGCCTGGGCCACGGCGCTGATGGTGCTTGGCGAGGAGCAGGGCTTGGCGCTGGCTGAACAGCACGACCTGATGGCGATGCTGCTGGTGCGCGAGGGAGACGGCTGGGCGACCCGGGTCAGCTCGGCCTTTATCGACTATTTCGGCACCGAGACCCTCGCCGACATCGGCATCGACGTGGACGATTGA
- a CDS encoding undecaprenyl-diphosphatase, translated as MDWLQVIVLSLVQGLTEFLPISSSAHLILVPELTPWDDQGLAFDVALHLGSLAAVIIYFRHELRRMTLSWVGSCRGQASDEDGRLAWWVLLATVPVGIAALIFKTPIETSMRSPLLIGASLILFGLVLGYADWRKKGVRSEYQLSLKDALLIGGAQALALIPGTSRSGITITAALLLGMNREAAARFSFLMSIPVIVLAGGLEVFGLMREPEDVAWTAMIVGTLLSGLSAYLCIHYFLVFIKRIGMQPFVIYRIIFGLWLLWFFW; from the coding sequence ATGGATTGGCTACAGGTCATCGTTCTCTCGCTGGTGCAGGGGCTTACCGAGTTCCTGCCGATCTCCAGCTCGGCGCACCTGATCCTGGTGCCGGAGTTGACGCCCTGGGACGACCAGGGCTTGGCTTTCGACGTAGCGCTGCATCTCGGCAGCCTGGCGGCGGTCATCATCTACTTCCGCCATGAACTCAGACGCATGACGCTGAGCTGGGTAGGCTCATGCCGTGGCCAGGCCAGCGATGAAGATGGCCGCCTGGCCTGGTGGGTATTGCTGGCGACAGTCCCCGTGGGCATTGCGGCACTGATCTTCAAGACCCCCATCGAGACCAGCATGCGTTCGCCGCTGCTGATCGGCGCCAGCCTTATTCTGTTCGGGCTGGTGCTGGGCTATGCCGACTGGCGCAAGAAGGGCGTGCGCAGCGAATACCAGCTGAGTCTCAAGGATGCGCTGCTGATCGGTGGCGCCCAGGCGCTGGCGCTGATTCCCGGTACCTCGCGCTCCGGCATCACCATCACCGCGGCGCTGCTGCTGGGGATGAATCGCGAGGCCGCGGCACGCTTCTCGTTTCTGATGTCGATACCGGTGATCGTGCTGGCCGGTGGGCTCGAGGTGTTCGGCTTGATGCGCGAACCCGAGGACGTGGCCTGGACGGCGATGATCGTGGGCACCTTGCTGTCTGGCCTCAGCGCCTATCTGTGCATCCACTATTTCCTGGTCTTCATCAAGCGCATCGGCATGCAGCCGTTCGTCATCTATCGGATTATCTTTGGACTCTGGCTGCTGTGGTTCTTCTGGTAG
- a CDS encoding magnesium transporter codes for MSLNEALLEQKSTLLEALQSEAADLDDVLPELRAADIAEILEDIADEDDDTPTVFALLDHLSVERRANVFGYLPSDLQGELAEAMSDETLLSLFEEMSSDERADLFNLLDEDRREGLLRRMAKQEREDLKRLASYEEGTAGAIMTSDYVAIPSGMTVSQAMMRVRQTAPDAETVYQIYVLAKEGRLAGTLSLRQLMVARPGALVDDLMIKDVISPRVDEPQEDVARLVARYDLLAVPVIDADDRMVGIVTHDDAMDVAEEEATEDFHKGMSIGALEDGVSRVPLWSLYRKRVTWLVLLVFANLFSGAGIAYFEETIAAQVALVFFLPLLIGSGGNAGAQAATLMVRGMATGDVGVKDWSKLLGRELLVAGALGLTMALAVAPIGVMRGGEAVAMVVAMSMVIIVLFGSLLGMCLPFLLNRLGWDPATASAPLVTTLIDACGVLIYFSIATAILTSI; via the coding sequence ATGTCATTGAATGAAGCCCTGCTCGAACAGAAGAGCACGCTGCTCGAGGCCCTGCAGTCGGAGGCTGCCGACCTCGACGACGTGCTGCCCGAGCTGCGTGCCGCGGATATCGCCGAGATCCTCGAGGACATTGCCGACGAGGACGACGATACGCCCACCGTCTTTGCCCTGCTCGACCACCTCTCGGTGGAACGACGCGCCAATGTGTTCGGCTACCTGCCAAGCGACTTGCAGGGCGAGTTGGCCGAGGCGATGTCCGACGAGACGCTGCTTTCGCTGTTCGAGGAAATGAGCTCGGACGAACGTGCCGACCTCTTCAATCTGCTCGATGAGGACCGCCGCGAGGGTCTGCTGCGGCGCATGGCCAAGCAGGAGCGTGAGGATCTCAAGCGGCTGGCCAGCTATGAGGAGGGCACCGCCGGGGCGATCATGACCTCGGACTACGTGGCGATCCCCAGCGGCATGACGGTATCCCAGGCGATGATGCGGGTGCGCCAGACCGCGCCGGACGCCGAGACCGTCTACCAGATCTATGTGCTGGCCAAGGAGGGCCGGTTGGCCGGCACCCTGTCGCTGCGCCAGCTGATGGTGGCGCGTCCCGGCGCGTTGGTCGACGACCTGATGATCAAGGACGTGATCAGCCCACGCGTCGACGAGCCTCAGGAAGACGTGGCGCGGCTGGTGGCGCGTTACGACCTGCTGGCGGTACCGGTCATCGACGCCGATGATCGAATGGTAGGTATCGTCACCCACGATGACGCCATGGATGTCGCCGAAGAAGAGGCCACCGAGGATTTCCACAAGGGGATGTCGATCGGCGCTTTGGAAGATGGGGTCAGCCGGGTGCCTCTGTGGAGCTTGTATCGCAAGCGCGTCACCTGGCTGGTGCTGCTGGTGTTCGCCAACCTGTTCTCGGGTGCCGGGATCGCCTACTTCGAGGAAACCATCGCCGCCCAGGTGGCGCTGGTGTTCTTCCTGCCGCTGCTGATCGGCAGTGGCGGCAACGCCGGCGCCCAGGCCGCCACCCTGATGGTGCGTGGTATGGCCACTGGCGATGTCGGGGTCAAGGACTGGAGCAAGCTGCTCGGCCGTGAGCTGCTGGTGGCCGGCGCCCTGGGCCTGACCATGGCGCTGGCGGTAGCGCCCATCGGCGTGATGCGCGGCGGCGAAGCAGTGGCGATGGTGGTCGCCATGAGCATGGTGATCATCGTGCTGTTCGGCAGCCTGCTGGGCATGTGCCTGCCGTTCCTGCTCAACCGCCTGGGATGGGATCCGGCCACCGCCTCGGCACCGCTGGTGACTACGCTGATCGACGCCTGTGGGGTGCTGATCTACTTCAGCATTGCCACGGCGATCCTGACCAGCATCTAG